TATGGAATGGGAACTTTTGTTTTAGGTCTTCATGCCAATAGGCAAAACTTTGAGGTCGCTAAAAAGGAGAACAGTGTAATTTACCTGGAGGACAATTATGAACAGCGCTATTCGGAATATGATATCAATTCCCCTGAATCCGTTATTGGGCTTACCATTATGCAGGAAGAATTTCTGGACCAGAGCATAGAATTGGCCAAATTGTTGCAGGATAATTTTACCAAAAAATTAAAACGAAAGGATAGAAAAGTAAAGCAGGCGGGTTTTATTGTTCTCCATCAAACCTTTATGCCCAGTGTCTTGGTGGAAACAGGTTTTTTGACCAATAAAGATGAGGGGAGCTATCTCAATTCTGAAAAAGGCCAAAGGGAAATTGGCACGGCCATTGCCGATGCCATTTTAAGCTATAAAAATGGGTTCGATGCCAATTTAGTGGAAGAGGAGACCGTTCAGGACAATCCTTTGGAAAAGGCAGGGAAAGCCGTTGTGGAGCAAACCAAGGTGGACCCAAAACCTAAAATGGAGGAGCAGGTTACGGAAAAAAAAGAAACCCCGACTGAACCATCCCCAAAAAGCAATGCCCCTAAAAATCCACTAAAAACCATCGTTTTTAAAGTACAACTCTTGGCCAGTTCAAAATCCATCCCCTTAAAACCCGACAACTTTAAGGGCCTTGATAAACTCTCCTCCGAGCCTTACAAGAATATGTATAGATACCTATACGGCAGTACCTCCAGTTATGAGGAAGCCGAAAAATTGAAGACAGAAGCAAATGCCAGGGGCTATACCACTTCATATATAGTGGCTTACCAAAATGGGAAGAGAATCTCCGTAAAGGAAGCCTTAAATTCTGCTTCTACACAATAAGCCTCTAAAATTATTCCTAATTTTGTTTGAAACTGAAAAAGCGACCTTTTGAGATTATCCAGGGAAGTAAAGACAGGAATTTTGGTATTGTTGGGAATTCTTGCGCTAATAATGGGCTTTAGTTATCTAAAGTCCTCTTCAATTTTTGACCATTCGAGAACCTTCTATGCCGTTTACGATCGTGTCGGTGGACTCCAAACGGGGACACAGGTATCACTTAACGGATTGGTAGTAGGTAATGTGACCGGGATTCGGTTCAAGGACAATTCCGGGAAGTTATTGGTGACCTTTGTGGTGAACAATGATTTCGAATTCTCCATAAATAGTAAGGTGGAACTTTTTGACACAGGAATTATTGGGGGAAAGGGACTTCAGGTAATTCCGGCCTTTGATGGTGCCAGAAATGCGCAGTCCGGGGATACATTGATGTCCTCCACCAAACCGGGACTCACGGAATTGGTACAACAAAAATTGACCCCGCTACAAATGAGCTTGGAAAGCACCTTTACGGATGCGGATACCCTTTTGACCAATATCAATAGCATTTTGGATAATAGGACCAAAAAGGAACTTCAGGAAAGTATAGCTGGTCTCAACGATTTGATAAGAACCTTTAAGGGAAGTGCTTCCAAATTAAATTCCTTTCTGGAGGAGAACGGGGAAGGATTGGATAGTACAATGAAAAATGTAAATACCATAACAACAAACCTTTCCAAGATTTCCGATTCTTTGGCAAATGCCGGACTTGGAAAAACCATGGCGGACCTTCAGAACACCATTTCGAGTTTGAATAACATTCTTGGGAAAATTGAGAGGGGAGAAGGAACTTTGGGAAAAATGGCAAATAATGAAGAGTTGTACACCAATCTCACGGAAGTTTCCAGGGAATTGGATCTACTCTTACAGGATTTTCGGTTAAACCCAAAGCGTTATGTGAATGTTTCGGTCTTTGGCAAAAAACAAAAAGAGTATAAGGTGCCGGAGGACGATCCCGCCAGTAAACAATAGCAAGTTAAATAGGCAATAAATTTATTATGCATGCATAATAAATTTTGTAATTTTGTATTTAATTATTTTCATGATCTCATATATACCAAATATTGTTTTTGCAATTTTCCTTGCGTTGGGTATTGGTTATTTCACTAAAAATGTAAAAAAACTGATTCGCAATATAAGATTGGGAAAGGAAGCGGATGTAGATGGCGATAAGGGGCAACGATGGAAGAATATGGCGAGGATCGCATTGGGGCAAACCAAAATGGTGGTCAGGCCCATAGCGGGTTTAAT
The sequence above is a segment of the Muricauda sp. SCSIO 64092 genome. Coding sequences within it:
- a CDS encoding N-acetylmuramoyl-L-alanine amidase, with protein sequence MNKNRFVFAICLGLIFLLFSFIKNDTEPFDKEKFVVVLDAGHGGHDPGNLGNGYLEKNIALSIVLKAGQVLEKYPDVEVIYTRKDDSFVDLYKRGEIANKANADLFVSVHCDSHSSNAYGMGTFVLGLHANRQNFEVAKKENSVIYLEDNYEQRYSEYDINSPESVIGLTIMQEEFLDQSIELAKLLQDNFTKKLKRKDRKVKQAGFIVLHQTFMPSVLVETGFLTNKDEGSYLNSEKGQREIGTAIADAILSYKNGFDANLVEEETVQDNPLEKAGKAVVEQTKVDPKPKMEEQVTEKKETPTEPSPKSNAPKNPLKTIVFKVQLLASSKSIPLKPDNFKGLDKLSSEPYKNMYRYLYGSTSSYEEAEKLKTEANARGYTTSYIVAYQNGKRISVKEALNSASTQ
- a CDS encoding MlaD family protein; this encodes MRLSREVKTGILVLLGILALIMGFSYLKSSSIFDHSRTFYAVYDRVGGLQTGTQVSLNGLVVGNVTGIRFKDNSGKLLVTFVVNNDFEFSINSKVELFDTGIIGGKGLQVIPAFDGARNAQSGDTLMSSTKPGLTELVQQKLTPLQMSLESTFTDADTLLTNINSILDNRTKKELQESIAGLNDLIRTFKGSASKLNSFLEENGEGLDSTMKNVNTITTNLSKISDSLANAGLGKTMADLQNTISSLNNILGKIERGEGTLGKMANNEELYTNLTEVSRELDLLLQDFRLNPKRYVNVSVFGKKQKEYKVPEDDPASKQ